A genomic segment from Macrobrachium rosenbergii isolate ZJJX-2024 chromosome 30, ASM4041242v1, whole genome shotgun sequence encodes:
- the LOC136854702 gene encoding piggyBac transposable element-derived protein 3-like, producing MSSVYLQFIFNLFSLEEDEVPVLEDRSTFDAGIEDTPHSSDENETVVLEISAASETPGTSSGASTRKVRSKSKLSGTSWKVADSEVSSSHDYLGQDPIFNDDLRQPFQYVCDFLDDDIMDTIVAQSNLYAIQKNPNKPLNVDRNELEQWLGLSIYFSISKLPNIRMHWSTQLGPLREVAADVMSRNRWEEIKSKFHMVDNSILDSNPRGNRDKLFKVRPLVDKLRSKFQQIPMTQNLCVDEQLAPFKGDSSFKQYIPSKPHKYGYKFMVLADSQGMTYDFMPYTGKIDPVDDQNVPDLGASANSVLHLAQVIPTDCNHLLFFDNWFTSVPLMQHLSTRGIWCCGTVRVPRLPGIKNSKDAEKALMKKGRGSYEELRSTGEGCEVTYVKWYDTKIVNIVSTFAKANPISKVSRYDRKLKCRIDVNCPDIILQYNKSMGGVDLADCLISLYRITIRSKKYYHGTTLVMLKIIYRMGREKFDNEVHGGNDV from the coding sequence ATGTCTTCAGTTtatcttcaatttattttcaatttattttcattagaagAGGATGAAGTTCCAGTGCTTGAAGATAGATCCACATTTGATGCTGGAATCGAGGATACTCCTCATTCCTCTGATGAAAATGAGACTGTTGTGCTAGAAATAAGTGCTGCTTCAGAAACGCCAGGAACATCATCAGGAGCCTCTACCAGGAAAGTAAGAAGTAAATCAAAACTTTCTGGTACTTCATGGAAGGTAGCTGATTCTGAGGTATCTTCATCACATGATTATCTTGGCCAAGATCCAATATTCAATGATGACCTACGGCAGCCATTTCAGTATGTGTGTGACTTCCTTGATGATGACATTATGGACACTATTGTAGCACAGTCAAATCTCTATGCAATTCAAAAAAATCCAAACAAACCTCTAAATGTTGACCGTAATGAACTAGAACAATGGCTGGGTTTGAGTATCTATTTTTCAATAAGTAAACTTCCGAATATCAGAATGCATTGGTCAACCCAGCTAGGTCCTCTTAGGGAAGTTGCTGCAGATGTTATGAGTCGTAACAGAtgggaagaaataaaatccaaatttcatatggTTGATAATTCCATCCTCGATTCAAACCCCAGAGGAAACAGGGACAAATTATTCAAAGTCCGCCCCCTTGTTGATAAACTGAGAAGCAAGTTTCAGCAAATCCCGATGACTCAAAATCTTTGCGTTGATGAACAACTTGCTCCTTTCAAGGGAGATAGTAGTTTCAAACAGTATATACCTAGTAAACCGCATAAATATGGGTATAAGTTTATGGTTCTTGCAGACAGTCAGGGTATGACTTATGATTTTATGCCATACACGGGGAAAATTGATCCAGTCGATGACCAAAATGTTCCTGACCTTGGTGCTAGTGCCAATAGTGTGTTACATTTGGCTCAAGTAATCCCTACAGACTGCAACCATCTTTTATTCTTTGATAACTGGTTTACCTCTGTGCCACTCATGCAGCACCTGTCTACCAGGGGTATTTGGTGTTGTGGAACAGTCCGGGTTCCTCGCTTGCCAGGAATAAAGAATTCGAAGGATGCAGAgaaagctttaatgaaaaaaggtAGAGGTTCATATGAAGAGCTAAGAAGCACAGGTGAAGGATGTGAGGTTACCTATGTCAAGTGGTACGACACTAAAATTGTGAATATTGTGTCAACTTTCGCAAAAGCCAACCCCATCAGTAAGGTCTCCAGGTATGACAGAAAACTCAAGTGTAGGATTGATGTAAACTGCCCTGACATTATTTTGCAGTATAACAAGTCAATGGGGGGAGTAGACTTGGCAGACTGCCTTATTTCCCTATACAGGATAACTATAAGGTCCAAGAAATACTACCATGGTACTACTTTAGTAATGC